In a single window of the Acidobacteriota bacterium genome:
- the atpB gene encoding F0F1 ATP synthase subunit A, with the protein MHEMDSLLTMLVNGLAHTHVPDYFVMLAFVMVVSLVVAFAATRRLSVEKPGVLQQILELVAEVVGKFLDDIIGHHGRKFMPVIGTFAVLILLSNLIGLIPGFMPPTGSIIVTLSLALCSFVTYNFFGARAAGLGYLKHFMGPILPMAFLFFPIEVVSHLARPMSLAIRLFGNIFGDHQVGGVFLHLVPFAVPVPFILLGIFVAFVQTLVFILLSMIYIAGAVEHH; encoded by the coding sequence ATGCACGAGATGGATTCCCTCCTCACCATGTTGGTGAACGGGCTGGCGCACACGCACGTCCCGGACTACTTCGTGATGCTGGCCTTCGTCATGGTCGTCTCCCTGGTGGTGGCCTTCGCCGCCACCCGTCGCCTGTCGGTGGAGAAGCCGGGGGTTCTTCAGCAGATCCTGGAACTCGTGGCGGAGGTGGTGGGCAAGTTCCTCGACGATATCATCGGCCACCACGGGCGGAAATTCATGCCCGTGATCGGGACCTTCGCCGTCCTCATCCTCCTGTCAAACCTGATCGGCCTGATCCCGGGTTTCATGCCCCCCACGGGGAGCATCATCGTGACCCTCTCCCTGGCGCTGTGCTCCTTCGTCACCTACAACTTCTTCGGCGCCCGCGCGGCGGGCCTCGGATATCTCAAGCACTTCATGGGGCCGATCCTGCCCATGGCCTTCCTCTTCTTCCCCATCGAGGTCGTCAGCCATCTGGCGCGGCCCATGTCCCTGGCCATCCGTCTCTTCGGGAACATTTTCGGCGACCACCAGGTGGGCGGCGTATTCCTTCACCTGGTTCCCTTCGCCGTGCCCGTCCCCTTCATCCTGCTGGGCATATTCGTCGCGTTCGTTCAGACTCTGGTCTTTATCCTGCTCTCCATGATCTACATCGCGGGGGCGGTGGAACACCACTGA
- a CDS encoding AtpZ/AtpI family protein, with amino-acid sequence MASPLRRLGVYLELVYTFPVTVLLGAGGGYLVDRWLGTGPYGVLAGFLLGLAAAFVYLVNMLGSIKDKGGNGGDGGV; translated from the coding sequence ATGGCGTCCCCGCTGCGACGCCTCGGCGTCTACCTGGAACTGGTGTACACCTTCCCGGTGACGGTCCTGCTCGGTGCGGGCGGGGGATACCTCGTGGACCGCTGGCTTGGCACGGGCCCCTACGGAGTCCTGGCGGGATTCTTGCTCGGCTTGGCGGCCGCCTTCGTCTACCTCGTGAACATGCTGGGCTCGATCAAGGACAAGGGGGGAAACGGTGGGGATGGAGGCGTTTAG